A genomic segment from Thermostichus lividus PCC 6715 encodes:
- a CDS encoding orange carotenoid protein N-terminal domain-containing protein has protein sequence MTFTTDNRFTQTTLATAVQDVTTLFNCLSIDDKLGLLWFIYTETGRSITAAAPGTARLQLAEGLLNQVKALSFDDQLQFMRDLVANVDTPLTRAYGVFSPNTKLAFWYQLAELMRQGFVVPVPAGYRLSRDANRVFDAIKALDFGQQITVLRNAVVAMGVDPLAV, from the coding sequence ATGACCTTTACGACAGACAACCGTTTCACCCAAACCACCCTTGCCACTGCGGTGCAGGATGTGACAACGCTGTTCAACTGCCTAAGCATTGATGACAAACTTGGCTTGCTGTGGTTTATCTACACAGAAACAGGTCGCTCCATTACCGCTGCTGCGCCCGGTACGGCTCGCCTACAGCTTGCTGAAGGGCTTCTGAACCAAGTCAAGGCTCTGAGTTTTGACGATCAACTGCAATTCATGCGGGACTTGGTCGCCAACGTTGATACGCCGCTGACCCGCGCCTACGGTGTGTTTAGCCCCAATACTAAATTAGCCTTTTGGTACCAACTCGCAGAATTGATGCGGCAGGGGTTTGTGGTACCCGTACCCGCTGGCTACCGTCTGAGTCGTGATGCCAACCGCGTTTTTGATGCCATTAAAGCCCTTGACTTTGGCCAACAAATCACGGTGCTGCGCAACGCCGTAGTGGCGATGGGTGTGGATCCCCTCGCTGTCTAG
- a CDS encoding nuclear transport factor 2 family protein has protein sequence MSTTLLASAPTIDGVSEATIAAYFAGLNAEAYPDVANLFATDGVLVPPFEEPVVGPAAIATYLAQEAVGMRVVPTKGELLSHEPHERVYRIVGQAKLPLFTVNVAWQFGLNPQDQITGVKVDLLATLEELFSYQPLRQRP, from the coding sequence ATGAGCACAACATTACTGGCCAGTGCCCCCACCATTGACGGTGTGAGTGAGGCTACCATTGCCGCCTACTTTGCTGGATTAAATGCCGAAGCCTACCCAGACGTGGCCAACCTATTTGCCACAGATGGGGTGCTCGTTCCTCCCTTTGAAGAACCGGTGGTTGGCCCAGCCGCGATCGCCACCTACCTAGCCCAAGAAGCCGTGGGAATGCGGGTGGTGCCCACCAAGGGAGAGTTACTCAGCCACGAGCCGCACGAGCGAGTGTACCGTATTGTTGGCCAAGCGAAACTGCCCCTATTTACCGTGAATGTAGCATGGCAATTTGGCTTAAACCCTCAGGATCAGATTACCGGTGTCAAAGTCGATCTCTTGGCTACCCTCGAGGAACTCTTTAGCTATCAACCTCTGCGTCAGCGTCCATAG
- a CDS encoding pseudouridine synthase, translating into MASRRHAETLIRQGDIWVNGHPAQVGDKVDPDRDRIEYHGQPLRPAETVERVYLLLHKPKGVISTCQDPRGRCTVLDVLPRPYRAVPGLHPVGRLDADSSGALIVTNDGELTYLLTHPRHSIPKTYRVWVQGQPSEPTLARWRHGVPLDGRLTLPATIRPITTTGDRTLLDVVLREGRNRQIRRVAEALGHPVISLKRVAIGAVHLGGLRPQQVRPLSRYELDALRKAGGCRSRV; encoded by the coding sequence GTGGCATCGCGCCGCCATGCCGAAACCCTGATTCGTCAGGGGGACATTTGGGTCAATGGTCACCCCGCTCAGGTGGGCGACAAAGTCGATCCCGATCGCGATCGCATTGAATATCACGGTCAACCCTTAAGACCCGCCGAGACCGTGGAGCGGGTGTATCTGTTACTCCATAAACCCAAGGGGGTCATTTCTACCTGTCAGGATCCTCGCGGTCGGTGCACAGTGCTGGACGTGCTGCCCCGCCCTTACCGAGCGGTTCCGGGACTGCATCCCGTGGGTCGCCTTGATGCCGATTCCAGTGGTGCGCTGATTGTAACCAATGATGGGGAACTGACCTATTTGCTGACCCATCCCCGTCACTCTATTCCCAAAACCTATCGAGTGTGGGTGCAGGGGCAGCCCTCGGAGCCTACCCTTGCTCGCTGGCGTCATGGTGTTCCTTTGGATGGCCGCCTCACGTTGCCGGCAACGATTCGCCCTATTACCACCACGGGCGATCGCACCTTGTTAGACGTTGTGCTGCGCGAAGGCCGTAATCGCCAAATTCGCCGTGTTGCTGAGGCGTTGGGGCATCCGGTTATCAGTCTAAAACGGGTGGCGATCGGTGCTGTTCACCTCGGAGGATTGCGCCCCCAACAGGTGCGCCCCCTCAGCCGCTACGAACTGGATGCTCTGCGCAAGGCAGGTGGCTGTCGGTCTAGGGTCTAG